In Firmicutes bacterium ASF500, a single genomic region encodes these proteins:
- the xerC_15 gene encoding Tyrosine recombinase XerC → MAKRRPSGDGMVRKRDDGRWEGRIVVGHKKNGDSIFHYVNAPTQKELSAKLRQHIDSYQGADLTEQSRMMLSEWLDQWLRSTADTLRPNTLRNYRSYIENHIRPGLGDKQLARITPKDVQRFYEKLSDCLASGTVRRIHTTLHGALKAAQQAHLIASNPTEQITAPRFSYGVKQILTDEQLDVFMKVIAEDEIWCDFFYAELTTGLRRGEICGLKWEDFDEVNGTLKVCRTVYWETGGGLTAGDTKTSAGVRKIVLPGRGEWSSAMMTRGCPRRRMSLPRPRGSAWRNWNR, encoded by the coding sequence CATGGTACGCAAGCGTGACGACGGACGCTGGGAGGGCCGTATCGTGGTGGGCCACAAGAAAAACGGCGACTCCATCTTCCACTACGTCAATGCTCCCACGCAGAAAGAGTTATCCGCGAAGCTCCGCCAGCACATCGACAGCTACCAGGGTGCCGACCTGACAGAGCAAAGCAGGATGATGCTCTCGGAGTGGCTGGACCAGTGGCTGAGGAGCACGGCAGATACACTGCGGCCCAACACGCTGAGAAACTACCGCAGCTACATTGAGAACCACATCAGGCCCGGCCTGGGCGATAAGCAGTTGGCCCGAATCACACCGAAAGATGTGCAGCGGTTCTATGAGAAGCTGAGTGATTGTCTGGCCAGTGGTACGGTGCGCCGCATCCACACCACGCTCCACGGTGCGCTGAAGGCGGCACAGCAGGCTCACCTGATCGCCAGCAACCCGACCGAGCAGATCACCGCTCCCAGGTTCAGCTATGGAGTAAAGCAGATACTGACGGACGAGCAGCTGGATGTGTTCATGAAGGTCATCGCAGAGGATGAAATCTGGTGTGACTTCTTCTATGCCGAGCTGACCACTGGTCTGCGGCGGGGTGAGATCTGCGGGCTCAAGTGGGAGGACTTCGATGAGGTCAATGGTACACTGAAAGTCTGCCGTACCGTCTACTGGGAAACTGGTGGCGGGCTGACTGCCGGGGATACCAAGACCAGCGCCGGCGTCCGGAAAATCGTGCTGCCAGGGAGGGGCGAGTGGTCGTCGGCTATGATGACAAGGGGCTGCCCAAGACGAAGAATGTCCTTGCCAAGACCAAGGGGGAGTGCGTGGCGAAACTGGAATCGCTGA
- the xerC_16 gene encoding Tyrosine recombinase XerC: MAKLESLKESVTPATSVKVRADMPFGEWMTFWYETCCKPAVRPNTRTGYENNIRLYIRPRLGDIPLNKLTTNDIQQFINWMRQDGRSEYRESRGEGLSANTIRHCCGLCRRALEKAVTEKLIVRNPAEECKLPPARRMEMRLLSREELQKLLIQAKAEGYYEVFLLELTTGLRVGELMALQWDDLNFNTGELRIERQIYQIKGELLIQPPKNKASIRTVILPPAVVTALKKYKQTVFSRWMFPSPKKEDAPIAPSVASHRLAKILKHAGCKKVRFHDLRHVFATNALEHGMDVKTLSTVIGHVSSATTLNVYAHVTSDMQRQAAARIDRGIGKAEVAESTSIAKSMSTMTDFRPIRERKRRWGTGSLSKNQNGQWVGRYTITWPDGRLETRKVYAATEEECERLLAAMIADMKSEVAAEKERLTAENRAS; this comes from the coding sequence GTGGCGAAACTGGAATCGCTGAAAGAGTCCGTGACTCCTGCAACCTCTGTCAAGGTCAGGGCAGATATGCCCTTCGGCGAGTGGATGACATTCTGGTATGAGACCTGCTGTAAACCCGCCGTCCGGCCAAACACACGGACAGGCTACGAAAATAATATCCGCCTGTATATCCGCCCAAGGCTCGGTGACATTCCTCTGAACAAGCTGACCACAAATGATATTCAGCAGTTCATAAACTGGATGAGGCAGGATGGCCGTAGTGAATACCGGGAGTCCAGAGGGGAAGGACTCTCCGCCAATACGATACGGCACTGCTGCGGCCTGTGCCGCAGGGCTCTGGAGAAGGCCGTCACCGAAAAGCTGATCGTGCGCAACCCGGCGGAGGAATGTAAGCTCCCACCGGCCAGACGAATGGAGATGCGGCTGCTCAGTCGGGAGGAGTTGCAAAAGCTGCTCATTCAGGCCAAGGCCGAGGGCTACTACGAAGTGTTCCTGCTGGAGCTGACCACCGGGCTTCGGGTGGGGGAGCTGATGGCACTCCAGTGGGACGACCTGAATTTCAATACCGGGGAACTACGAATCGAGCGGCAGATTTACCAGATCAAAGGTGAACTGCTGATACAGCCGCCGAAGAACAAAGCCTCCATCCGGACGGTGATCCTGCCACCCGCAGTGGTCACCGCACTGAAAAAATATAAGCAGACGGTTTTCTCCCGATGGATGTTCCCCTCCCCGAAGAAAGAAGATGCTCCGATAGCTCCGTCTGTCGCAAGTCATCGTCTGGCTAAGATCCTAAAACACGCCGGATGTAAAAAGGTACGCTTCCACGACCTGCGGCACGTTTTCGCTACCAATGCTCTGGAACATGGGATGGATGTCAAGACCCTGTCTACCGTCATCGGGCACGTCTCCAGTGCCACTACGCTGAATGTCTACGCCCATGTCACAAGCGATATGCAGAGACAAGCCGCCGCCAGGATCGACCGGGGTATCGGCAAGGCGGAAGTGGCGGAGTCCACATCGATAGCAAAATCCATGTCCACGATGACCGATTTTCGGCCTATCAGGGAGCGAAAGCGCCGGTGGGGAACCGGGTCTCTCAGTAAAAATCAAAACGGTCAATGGGTTGGACGCTATACGATCACATGGCCAGATGGAAGGTTGGAAACACGAAAGGTCTATGCCGCTACTGAGGAGGAATGCGAAAGGCTGCTGGCGGCGATGATAGCAGATATGAAATCGGAGGTAGCCGCTGAAAAGGAGCGGCTGACAGCGGAAAATAGAGCAAGTTGA
- the soj_4 gene encoding Sporulation initiation inhibitor protein Soj — protein sequence MSAIITITNQKGGVGKTTTACALMDGLRQRGARVLGVDLDPQGSLGFCLGLDIENCATIYDVLKGTKNLREVVTPSECGDVLPSNILLSGAELEFNRPGREFLLKNCLAEVEDDYDYIVIDTPPALNVLTVNAYVACDGLVVPMAPEILSLLGVSQIRETIDTVRRCYNSRLRVLGIVLNKYNQRFTLNRDVLDMAEQIAQQLDTKVFQSRIRSGVAVAEAPAYGESVLSYAPDSKVARDFRLLLNEITREYGSYAAPPIR from the coding sequence TTGTCCGCTATCATTACGATTACCAACCAGAAGGGCGGCGTGGGGAAGACCACCACGGCCTGCGCCCTGATGGACGGCCTGCGCCAGAGGGGCGCCCGGGTGCTGGGGGTCGATCTGGACCCTCAGGGCAGCCTGGGCTTCTGCCTGGGCCTGGACATCGAAAACTGCGCCACCATCTATGATGTACTGAAGGGCACAAAAAATTTGCGGGAGGTCGTCACCCCCTCCGAGTGCGGGGATGTCCTGCCCTCCAATATCCTTCTGTCGGGGGCCGAGCTGGAGTTCAACCGCCCCGGCCGGGAGTTTTTGCTGAAAAACTGCTTGGCCGAGGTGGAGGACGACTATGACTATATCGTCATCGACACCCCGCCCGCCCTCAATGTCCTGACGGTCAACGCCTATGTGGCCTGCGACGGCCTGGTCGTCCCCATGGCCCCAGAGATTCTCAGCCTTCTGGGCGTCTCCCAGATTCGGGAGACCATCGACACCGTCCGCCGGTGCTACAACAGCCGTCTGCGGGTCCTGGGCATCGTTTTGAACAAATACAACCAGCGTTTCACGCTCAACCGGGATGTGCTGGACATGGCCGAGCAGATCGCCCAGCAGCTGGACACCAAGGTCTTTCAATCCCGTATCCGCTCCGGCGTGGCGGTGGCCGAGGCCCCCGCTTACGGCGAAAGCGTCCTGAGCTACGCCCCGGACTCCAAGGTGGCCCGGGATTTCCGCCTGCTCCTCAACGAGATTACCCGGGAATATGGCAGCTATGCCGCCCCGCCTATCCGCTGA
- the fliS gene encoding Flagellar secretion chaperone FliS — translation MDARGYQQYKQQSINSMTPGELLMLLYDELVKRSTLASIALEKQDWTTFEGALDRCIDIVNYLDETLDHKYPISHDLSRMYDYFTYELGRIKVGRNKKELERVRPMLADMRDAFRAAEKGGDASQEKQA, via the coding sequence ATGGATGCAAGAGGGTACCAGCAGTATAAACAACAGTCCATCAATTCCATGACCCCCGGGGAGCTGTTGATGCTGCTCTATGACGAGCTGGTCAAGCGTAGCACATTGGCCTCCATTGCCCTGGAAAAGCAGGATTGGACCACCTTTGAGGGGGCCCTGGACCGCTGTATCGACATTGTGAATTACCTGGATGAGACCCTGGACCATAAGTATCCCATCAGCCACGACCTGAGCCGGATGTACGACTATTTTACCTATGAGCTGGGCCGCATCAAGGTGGGCCGGAACAAAAAGGAGTTGGAGCGTGTGCGCCCCATGCTGGCCGATATGCGGGACGCCTTCCGCGCCGCGGAAAAGGGCGGGGACGCGTCCCAGGAGAAGCAGGCATGA
- the ftsE_2 gene encoding Cell division ATP-binding protein FtsE: protein MPVLRMENASKRYKTDKKQVQYAVRDLSLTVEQGEFVFLIGSSGAGKSTMLKLMGGEIAPDEGAVYIDETNIARLFGPWKVRLTRTFGIVSQQSMLIRKRTIMENLLVAGRASGMGRKSQAAAEKALGLVGLPGVGDCFPAQLSIGEVRRVELARALLNSPSILLLDELTANLDDDTIWDIIHLLYELNNRGTTIIMATHASQYVNIMRRRVVTLVDGRLIGDVKNGKYGDIV from the coding sequence ATGCCGGTATTGCGGATGGAAAACGCCTCAAAACGATATAAAACGGACAAGAAGCAGGTGCAGTACGCGGTGCGGGACCTGAGTCTGACGGTGGAGCAGGGGGAGTTCGTCTTCCTCATTGGCAGCAGCGGCGCGGGAAAGAGCACCATGCTGAAGCTGATGGGGGGGGAGATCGCCCCGGACGAGGGCGCGGTTTACATAGACGAGACCAACATCGCCCGGCTGTTCGGCCCCTGGAAGGTGCGGCTGACCCGGACCTTTGGCATCGTCAGCCAGCAGTCCATGCTGATCCGAAAGCGGACTATTATGGAAAACCTCCTGGTGGCCGGCCGGGCCAGCGGGATGGGCCGCAAGAGTCAGGCCGCGGCGGAGAAGGCCCTGGGCCTGGTGGGTCTGCCCGGCGTGGGGGACTGCTTCCCGGCTCAGCTGTCCATCGGCGAGGTGCGCCGGGTGGAGTTGGCCCGGGCCCTGCTCAACAGCCCGTCCATCCTGCTTTTGGATGAGCTTACCGCCAACCTGGATGACGATACGATCTGGGATATCATACATCTGCTCTATGAGCTGAACAACCGTGGGACGACCATTATTATGGCGACCCACGCCAGTCAGTATGTCAATATCATGCGCCGCCGGGTGGTCACCCTGGTGGACGGGAGACTGATTGGGGATGTCAAGAACGGAAAATATGGAGATATCGTCTGA